A window from Halococcus salifodinae DSM 8989 encodes these proteins:
- the argF gene encoding ornithine carbamoyltransferase, with the protein MTRHFTDIDDLSADELETVLDTAAELKTQVEHDEPHPLLERRTLGMVFEKPSARTRISFETGMTQLGGHAIFLGPDDIGLGEREPLKDTARTLSGYVDCAMVRLFDHADLEELAAYADVPIVNGLTDDAHPCQTLADLLTLRETVGFDARVAWVGDGNNVAQSFVLGCALAGIDLTVATPPEHGIDPGVLDRAATIGTAPDVTTDPEAAVAGADAVYTDVWVSMGEEAERETKLATFEESGFQMNANLLPEDATVLHCLPAHRGEEITENVLESDRAAVWQQAENRLHAQKGLLAFLLDAL; encoded by the coding sequence ATGACACGTCATTTCACCGACATCGACGATCTCTCGGCCGACGAACTCGAAACGGTGCTCGACACCGCTGCCGAGCTCAAGACACAGGTGGAACACGACGAGCCACATCCCCTGCTCGAACGGCGGACCCTCGGAATGGTGTTCGAGAAGCCGAGCGCTCGTACCAGGATCTCCTTCGAGACCGGGATGACCCAGCTCGGCGGCCACGCGATCTTCTTGGGTCCGGACGACATCGGGCTCGGCGAGCGCGAACCTCTCAAGGACACCGCCCGAACCCTCTCGGGATACGTCGACTGCGCGATGGTCCGGCTGTTCGATCACGCGGATTTAGAGGAGCTCGCGGCTTACGCCGATGTGCCGATCGTCAACGGACTGACCGACGACGCCCACCCCTGTCAGACCCTCGCGGATCTGCTGACGCTCCGCGAGACGGTGGGGTTCGACGCGCGGGTGGCGTGGGTCGGCGACGGCAACAACGTCGCGCAGTCGTTCGTTCTGGGGTGTGCGCTCGCCGGGATCGACCTCACGGTGGCGACGCCCCCGGAGCACGGCATCGATCCCGGCGTGCTCGATCGCGCCGCAACGATCGGGACCGCACCCGACGTGACGACCGACCCGGAAGCAGCGGTCGCCGGTGCGGACGCGGTCTACACCGATGTCTGGGTGAGCATGGGCGAGGAAGCCGAGCGCGAGACGAAACTCGCCACGTTCGAAGAGAGTGGGTTCCAGATGAACGCCAACCTCCTCCCGGAGGACGCGACCGTGCTCCACTGCCTGCCCGCCCACCGGGGCGAGGAGATCACCGAGAACGTGCTCGAAAGCGATCGAGCGGCGGTGTGGCAGCAAGCCGAAAACCGACTCCACGCCCAGAAAGGACTCCTCGCGTTCCTCCTCGACGCGCTGTGA
- a CDS encoding ferritin-like domain-containing protein → MSNEPDDTERTDSSSVLGDASEYLPSRRSFMTDAATVGGGVLALSALGGTAAAEGHEGDGGNGSGGGSGDVSDIDVLNYALSLEHLEAAFYNDFLDSHSESEVENTDVAKYFARPTLRYSVYQQIQDVRDHEEAHVEALTQTIGDLGGTPVEPAEYEFSYDTMEEFVAIADRLEAVGVSAYAGAAPLLSNPDLIPPALSIHSVEAEHQTYFQLLHLQRPAPDAFNPARSMDQVLPIANQFVAGADGGGGRMFTATVANVSTPGTLDVDRADGVVPLSPPVWAVYSGGENPAFVPGEDANEGTEIVAEDGFPMTLAQTVASAENTTDSGVAPSPGGSLETPALGPGESVEFGFSAAPGDQFTMETMFVQSNDWFYGFEGLSLFNGEEPISGSVTDHIAVYDAGTEADTAPGTGPDQKPVQDPEAMDVGPKEDESIQLAAERHPDFDIPDASEILEVTITPQ, encoded by the coding sequence ATGAGTAACGAACCAGACGACACCGAACGCACCGACAGTTCCTCCGTACTGGGGGACGCAAGCGAGTATCTCCCCTCGCGGCGATCGTTCATGACCGACGCGGCGACAGTGGGCGGCGGCGTGTTGGCCTTGTCGGCGCTCGGCGGAACGGCGGCAGCCGAGGGTCACGAGGGTGACGGCGGTAACGGTAGCGGAGGTGGAAGCGGAGACGTCAGCGACATCGACGTTCTCAACTACGCGCTGTCGCTGGAACACCTCGAAGCCGCGTTCTACAACGACTTTCTCGACAGCCATTCGGAGAGCGAGGTCGAGAACACGGACGTCGCGAAGTACTTCGCGCGACCGACGCTGCGGTACTCGGTGTACCAGCAGATCCAGGACGTCCGCGATCACGAGGAGGCCCACGTCGAGGCGCTGACACAGACGATCGGCGATCTCGGCGGCACGCCCGTCGAACCCGCCGAGTACGAGTTCTCCTACGACACGATGGAGGAGTTCGTCGCGATCGCCGACCGGCTCGAAGCCGTCGGCGTCTCGGCGTACGCGGGCGCGGCACCGCTGCTCTCGAACCCCGACCTGATCCCGCCGGCGCTCTCGATCCACAGCGTGGAGGCCGAACACCAGACGTACTTCCAGCTACTCCACCTCCAGCGACCAGCCCCCGACGCGTTCAATCCCGCGCGCTCGATGGACCAGGTGCTCCCGATCGCCAACCAGTTCGTCGCCGGCGCGGACGGTGGCGGTGGGCGGATGTTCACCGCGACCGTCGCAAACGTCTCGACGCCAGGCACGCTCGACGTCGATCGGGCGGACGGCGTCGTGCCGCTCTCGCCGCCCGTCTGGGCGGTGTACTCCGGCGGCGAGAACCCCGCGTTCGTTCCGGGCGAGGATGCCAACGAGGGAACCGAGATCGTCGCCGAGGACGGGTTCCCGATGACGTTGGCCCAGACGGTGGCGAGCGCCGAGAACACCACCGATAGCGGCGTCGCTCCCTCGCCAGGCGGCTCGCTGGAGACGCCTGCACTCGGTCCGGGCGAGTCCGTCGAGTTCGGCTTCAGCGCCGCACCGGGCGATCAGTTCACGATGGAGACGATGTTCGTCCAGTCGAACGACTGGTTTTACGGGTTCGAGGGGCTCTCGCTGTTCAACGGTGAGGAGCCGATTTCTGGCAGCGTGACCGACCACATCGCGGTCTACGACGCCGGCACCGAGGCCGACACCGCGCCGGGCACCGGTCCCGACCAGAAGCCCGTCCAGGACCCCGAGGCGATGGACGTCGGCCCCAAGGAAGACGAATCGATACAGTTGGCCGCAGAGCGCCACCCCGACTTCGACATCCCCGACGCCAGCGAGATCCTCGAGGTAACGATCACGCCCCAGTGA
- a CDS encoding winged helix-turn-helix domain-containing protein, with amino-acid sequence MEKALWYLFTATRGGVNRVRVVRALAERPKNANRLAEELDIAYTTARHHLDMLCDHDVVERSNEDYAALFFLTDQFERNRDEFERIAKHVETDG; translated from the coding sequence ATGGAGAAGGCGCTGTGGTATCTCTTTACGGCGACGCGTGGCGGCGTGAACCGCGTCCGCGTCGTCCGGGCGCTCGCCGAGCGGCCGAAAAACGCAAACCGTCTCGCCGAGGAGTTGGACATCGCCTACACCACCGCTCGCCACCACCTCGATATGCTCTGTGATCACGACGTCGTCGAACGAAGCAACGAGGACTACGCCGCGCTGTTCTTCCTCACCGACCAGTTCGAACGAAACCGTGATGAGTTCGAACGCATAGCGAAACACGTGGAGACCGACGGATGA
- a CDS encoding helix-turn-helix domain-containing protein, producing the protein MTEADPSPQRFRDLMLDSEPGFEEVMVCVFDIQRHETRTYRTLLDQPDSTVEELATELERDRSNVNRSLSTLREKGLAERGRRLLDGGGHVYQYTATPLPEAKELMHDTLDEWTAYVHSRIDEFGEEMV; encoded by the coding sequence ATGACCGAGGCCGACCCCAGCCCCCAGCGGTTTCGCGATCTCATGCTCGATTCTGAACCGGGGTTCGAGGAAGTGATGGTCTGTGTGTTCGACATCCAGCGCCACGAGACGCGGACCTACCGAACGCTGCTCGATCAGCCGGACAGTACCGTCGAGGAGTTGGCCACGGAGCTGGAGCGGGATCGCTCGAACGTCAATCGATCACTATCGACGCTCCGCGAGAAGGGGCTCGCAGAGCGGGGGCGGCGACTCCTCGACGGCGGCGGGCACGTCTATCAGTACACCGCGACGCCGCTGCCGGAGGCCAAGGAGCTGATGCACGACACGCTCGACGAGTGGACGGCGTACGTCCACTCGCGGATCGACGAGTTCGGCGAGGAGATGGTGTAA
- a CDS encoding S1C family serine protease: MDDARTTRRAYLGALGTALAAGLAGCGGALGDQTTTNSTTASSTTRSTPAETTADGPANATAATADANATGDTATATDGNATAGDTPSPYTRVYRQTVGSVVLVSVTGGIGGGGQGSGFVFRNGYVVTNAHVVSNASTVEVRFSEGEWRSASVVGTDPSSDLAVLDVRTPPDHATPLPLVEDQPAIGTEVVAIGNPYGLEGSVTSGLVSGVNRSIPAPNGYTIPDGIQTGAPVNPGNSGGPLVNLDGEVVGVINSGGGDNLAFAISAALVDRVVPALIQNGEYDHAYMGVRLEPVTPRTAEQVGLDRPRGVVITRDPSGDGPSAGVLRRGDVIVGLGGQRIDTLQGLSSYLALQASPGDTIDVTVLRNGERRTLSLTLGSRPEQPGAATQSTTTP; this comes from the coding sequence ATGGACGACGCGCGGACGACGCGCCGGGCGTATCTCGGTGCGCTCGGGACGGCACTCGCCGCCGGGCTCGCCGGCTGTGGGGGCGCACTCGGCGATCAAACGACGACCAACTCGACGACTGCTTCCTCGACGACCCGCTCGACGCCCGCCGAAACCACGGCCGACGGCCCGGCGAACGCGACTGCCGCCACCGCGGACGCGAACGCGACCGGCGACACCGCGACCGCCACCGACGGCAACGCGACCGCCGGCGACACACCGAGCCCGTACACGCGCGTCTACCGCCAGACGGTCGGCTCGGTCGTGCTGGTCAGCGTGACTGGTGGGATAGGTGGGGGCGGCCAGGGATCGGGGTTCGTCTTCCGGAACGGCTACGTCGTGACGAACGCTCACGTCGTCAGCAACGCCTCGACGGTCGAGGTGCGCTTCTCGGAGGGTGAGTGGCGTTCGGCGTCGGTCGTCGGCACCGATCCGTCGAGCGATCTCGCCGTTCTCGACGTCCGGACCCCGCCCGACCACGCGACACCGCTCCCGCTGGTCGAGGACCAGCCCGCCATCGGAACCGAGGTGGTCGCGATCGGCAATCCATACGGACTCGAAGGATCGGTCACGTCGGGACTCGTCAGCGGCGTGAATCGGTCGATCCCCGCGCCGAACGGCTACACGATCCCCGACGGCATTCAGACTGGGGCTCCGGTCAACCCCGGTAACTCGGGCGGGCCGCTCGTGAACCTCGACGGCGAGGTCGTGGGCGTCATCAACTCCGGCGGCGGCGACAACCTCGCCTTCGCCATCTCGGCCGCGCTCGTCGACCGTGTGGTGCCCGCACTCATCCAGAACGGCGAGTACGACCACGCCTACATGGGCGTGCGGTTGGAGCCGGTCACACCGCGAACCGCCGAGCAAGTGGGTCTCGATCGACCTCGGGGTGTGGTCATCACCCGTGACCCCTCCGGCGACGGACCGTCGGCCGGTGTACTCCGGCGCGGTGACGTCATCGTGGGACTCGGTGGCCAGCGGATCGACACCCTTCAGGGACTCTCGTCGTATCTCGCGCTTCAGGCGTCACCCGGTGATACGATCGACGTCACCGTGCTCCGCAACGGCGAGCGACGAACCCTCTCGCTCACGCTCGGCAGTCGTCCCGAACAGCCGGGTGCAGCCACACAGTCGACGACCACCCCGTGA
- the thrC gene encoding threonine synthase, protein MTDLTLARDEPTPDVAADGTWLACIECGAVHAPFDAPIYRCPDCSGLLEARYAEYPTFETFAEEGRGVWRYAASLPFESGVSLPEGDTPLHAVPRLEDEIGTRTLRIKHEGMNPTGSFKDRGMTVGVRVAAELGVGRLACASTGNTSAALAAYGGRGGMQTLVLLPAGKVAAGKVAQASLHGARILEVDGNFDACLDIVAELADRGEAYLLNSLNPFRLEGQKTIGFEILERYQADYGRYPDRIVLPVGNAGNTAALYKAFRELVASGALDAEDVPKLTGVQAAGAAPMVEAIEEGAADIERWESVETRATAIRIGNPVNARKALPGIRKTGGTAVAVADDEITDAQRALASEGVGVEPASAASVAGLRKLREAGVVESDEDVVCLTTGHLLKDPDAAAAAGTEPEPVPNDTDAVLDHLRGE, encoded by the coding sequence ATGACCGATCTCACGCTTGCGCGCGACGAGCCAACGCCCGACGTCGCGGCCGACGGCACGTGGCTCGCGTGTATCGAGTGCGGTGCGGTCCACGCCCCGTTCGACGCACCGATCTACCGATGTCCCGACTGTAGTGGGCTCCTCGAAGCGCGCTACGCCGAGTATCCCACCTTCGAGACGTTCGCCGAGGAGGGTCGCGGCGTCTGGCGCTACGCCGCGTCGCTGCCCTTCGAGAGCGGCGTGTCGCTCCCGGAAGGCGACACGCCACTCCACGCCGTCCCACGGCTCGAAGACGAGATCGGCACCCGGACGCTGCGGATCAAACACGAGGGGATGAACCCGACGGGGAGTTTCAAGGACCGCGGGATGACCGTCGGGGTCCGGGTCGCTGCTGAACTGGGTGTCGGCCGCCTGGCGTGCGCCTCGACCGGCAACACCAGCGCGGCGCTCGCGGCCTACGGCGGTCGCGGCGGGATGCAGACGCTCGTGCTCCTCCCAGCAGGAAAGGTCGCGGCGGGGAAGGTCGCCCAGGCGAGCCTCCACGGCGCACGAATCCTCGAAGTCGACGGTAACTTCGATGCGTGTCTCGATATCGTCGCCGAACTCGCCGACCGCGGCGAGGCCTACCTCCTCAACTCGCTCAACCCCTTCCGACTGGAGGGCCAGAAGACGATCGGGTTCGAGATTCTCGAACGGTACCAGGCCGACTACGGCCGGTATCCCGATCGGATCGTTTTGCCGGTGGGGAACGCGGGCAACACCGCAGCGCTCTACAAAGCCTTCCGCGAACTCGTCGCGAGCGGAGCGCTCGATGCCGAGGACGTGCCGAAGCTCACCGGCGTCCAGGCCGCGGGGGCCGCGCCGATGGTCGAGGCGATCGAGGAAGGGGCCGCGGACATCGAGCGCTGGGAGTCGGTCGAGACCCGCGCCACGGCGATCCGGATCGGCAACCCCGTGAACGCCCGGAAGGCGCTGCCTGGCATCCGGAAGACCGGCGGGACGGCGGTCGCCGTTGCGGACGACGAGATCACCGACGCCCAGCGCGCGCTCGCGAGCGAGGGCGTCGGGGTCGAACCTGCCTCTGCGGCGAGCGTCGCCGGCCTCCGAAAGCTCCGCGAGGCGGGCGTCGTCGAGAGCGACGAGGACGTGGTCTGCCTGACGACCGGCCATCTCCTGAAGGATCCCGACGCCGCGGCCGCAGCCGGGACGGAGCCGGAGCCAGTGCCGAACGACACCGATGCGGTGCTCGATCACCTGCGTGGCGAGTGA
- a CDS encoding CPBP family intramembrane glutamic endopeptidase, producing the protein MSAPDSTWFLTPALTTDPVAWVVVFVWWFLITAPAEELLFRGIIQGRLKSSFSVITAVVLAAGLFAGMHVGFALYRGYGGNFLGLAAVMFATGLLFGSVYERTGNLVVPSFAHALFWLSPALLAYL; encoded by the coding sequence GTGAGCGCGCCCGACAGTACGTGGTTCCTCACTCCCGCACTCACTACCGATCCAGTCGCGTGGGTCGTCGTCTTCGTCTGGTGGTTTCTGATAACTGCACCGGCCGAGGAACTGCTGTTCAGGGGTATCATACAGGGACGCCTCAAATCGTCGTTCTCCGTGATAACGGCTGTAGTGCTTGCAGCCGGGCTCTTCGCCGGAATGCACGTCGGGTTCGCGCTGTATCGTGGCTACGGAGGAAACTTTCTCGGACTCGCTGCGGTGATGTTCGCTACTGGCCTGCTTTTCGGAAGTGTCTACGAGAGAACCGGGAACCTCGTCGTTCCGAGTTTCGCACACGCCCTCTTCTGGCTTTCACCCGCGTTGCTCGCGTATCTGTGA
- the serA gene encoding phosphoglycerate dehydrogenase, protein MKVLVTDPIAEPGLDRLREAGHTVETAYDVTGDALHAAVADANALVVRSGTDVTEELFATAEELVIVGRAGIGVDNIDIDAATEAGVIVANAPEGNVRAAAEHTVAMTFAAARSIPQAHARLKTGEWAKSDYLGTELNGATLGIVGFGRVGQEVAKKLDGLGMNLVAYDPYISEERAANLGAELVELDECLASADVLTLHTPLTPETENLIAEDELAALDGGYLINCARGGVVDEAVLAAAVEDGPLAGAAIDVYAEEPLSSDSPLLDVEDVIVTPHLGASTHAAQENVATSIADQVLAAFESKPVMNALNAPSMDASAFPRVRPYLDIASTAGKIATQLLDGRIETIEVTYEGDIASEEVDLVTASALEGVFEPLEWQVNAVNAPRIAEERGIEVVESKTRTAEDFQSLVTVTVTNGDTEIGVCGTLFAGEDPRIVRIDGFRVDAIPAGHMLVARNDDEPGLIGFIGTVLGDADINIAGMFNARQVIGGEAMTVYNLDEPVSEELQNRLEDDDRVIETRYIALNGTE, encoded by the coding sequence ATGAAAGTACTCGTCACCGATCCCATCGCGGAGCCAGGTCTCGACCGGCTGCGCGAGGCCGGTCACACCGTCGAGACGGCCTACGACGTCACTGGCGACGCGCTCCACGCAGCGGTCGCCGACGCGAACGCCCTCGTCGTCCGATCGGGCACCGACGTCACCGAGGAACTGTTCGCGACCGCCGAGGAGTTGGTGATCGTCGGCCGGGCAGGGATCGGGGTCGACAACATCGACATCGATGCCGCGACCGAGGCCGGCGTGATCGTCGCCAACGCTCCCGAGGGCAACGTCCGGGCGGCCGCCGAGCACACCGTCGCGATGACGTTCGCGGCCGCGCGATCGATCCCCCAGGCCCACGCTCGACTCAAAACCGGCGAGTGGGCCAAAAGCGACTATCTCGGCACTGAGCTCAACGGCGCGACGCTCGGGATCGTCGGGTTCGGTCGGGTCGGTCAGGAGGTCGCAAAGAAGCTCGACGGGCTCGGGATGAACCTCGTGGCGTACGATCCGTACATCTCGGAGGAGCGCGCCGCCAATTTGGGGGCAGAGCTCGTTGAACTCGACGAGTGTCTCGCGAGCGCGGACGTCCTCACCCTCCACACGCCGCTCACGCCCGAGACCGAGAACCTGATCGCCGAGGACGAACTCGCGGCGCTCGACGGCGGTTACCTCATCAACTGCGCACGGGGCGGCGTCGTCGACGAGGCGGTACTCGCTGCCGCAGTGGAGGACGGACCGCTCGCGGGCGCGGCGATCGACGTCTACGCTGAGGAACCCCTCTCGTCGGACAGCCCCCTCCTGGATGTGGAGGACGTGATCGTCACCCCCCACCTCGGTGCGAGCACCCACGCCGCCCAGGAGAACGTCGCGACCTCGATCGCCGATCAGGTGCTCGCCGCGTTCGAGTCGAAACCGGTGATGAACGCGCTCAACGCCCCCTCGATGGACGCGAGCGCGTTCCCCCGGGTTCGGCCGTACCTCGACATCGCCTCGACCGCCGGCAAGATCGCGACCCAACTCCTCGACGGGCGGATCGAGACGATCGAGGTAACCTACGAGGGCGACATCGCAAGCGAGGAGGTCGATCTCGTCACCGCGAGCGCCCTCGAAGGGGTGTTCGAACCGCTCGAATGGCAGGTCAACGCGGTCAACGCCCCGCGAATCGCCGAGGAGCGCGGGATCGAGGTCGTCGAATCGAAGACCCGCACGGCCGAAGACTTCCAGAGCCTCGTCACCGTCACCGTCACCAACGGCGACACGGAGATCGGCGTCTGTGGCACCCTGTTCGCCGGCGAGGACCCCCGGATCGTCCGGATCGACGGGTTCCGTGTCGACGCGATCCCCGCCGGCCACATGCTGGTCGCGCGCAACGACGACGAGCCGGGCCTGATCGGCTTCATCGGCACCGTGTTGGGCGATGCGGACATCAACATCGCGGGGATGTTCAACGCCCGCCAGGTCATCGGCGGCGAGGCGATGACGGTGTACAATCTCGACGAGCCGGTTTCCGAGGAGCTCCAGAACCGGCTGGAGGACGACGATCGCGTGATCGAGACGCGGTACATCGCGCTGAACGGAACGGAGTAA
- the serB gene encoding phosphoserine phosphatase SerB translates to MKLVAFDFDGTLSDSEMTVLLGAQRGVADEMEAITERAMNDEIGYAESLRERVGLLEGLSADAVETAFEQVELRPGTIETVRALNDAGVVTAIVTGGFGRGVESALARNDLPVDTIVANQLVFDDEGDLTGEVEGPLIEGTKDDALQAVANNAGLTLDDTVAVGDGANDLPMLEVAGFAVGYEPKPAVEPHCDEVVASMDELQELLERRGVLPEM, encoded by the coding sequence ATGAAACTCGTCGCGTTCGACTTCGACGGCACGCTCTCGGACTCGGAGATGACGGTCCTGCTCGGTGCACAGCGCGGCGTCGCCGACGAGATGGAGGCGATCACCGAGCGTGCGATGAACGACGAGATCGGCTACGCGGAGAGCCTCCGCGAGCGGGTCGGCCTGCTCGAGGGGCTCTCGGCGGACGCGGTCGAGACGGCCTTCGAACAGGTCGAGCTACGACCCGGAACCATCGAGACCGTTCGCGCGCTGAACGACGCGGGCGTGGTCACGGCGATCGTCACCGGCGGGTTCGGCCGCGGAGTCGAGAGCGCGCTCGCGCGGAACGATCTCCCGGTCGACACCATCGTCGCCAATCAGCTCGTTTTCGACGACGAGGGCGACCTCACCGGCGAGGTCGAGGGACCGCTGATCGAGGGGACGAAAGACGATGCGCTCCAGGCGGTCGCGAACAACGCCGGCCTCACACTCGACGACACGGTGGCGGTCGGCGACGGTGCGAACGACCTCCCGATGCTCGAAGTCGCGGGGTTCGCGGTGGGCTACGAACCGAAACCCGCCGTCGAACCGCACTGTGACGAGGTCGTGGCGTCGATGGACGAACTGCAGGAACTTCTCGAAAGACGGGGTGTGCTCCCCGAAATGTGA
- the metX gene encoding homoserine O-acetyltransferase MetX, whose translation MTQATRDTRSIGAFEFECGESLSDLELAYETYGEFTGDNAVLVCHALTGSAHVASGPRGEKSSPRSGPDGQHGDAAGQARAWWDAIVGPGKAIDTTEYFAVCVNVPGSCYGSTGPASTDPETGEPYGTDFPPVTVTDWTRAQRRLLDELGVSRLHAVVGGSVGGMNVLEWVKRYPERVERAIPVATAARLDSQCVAIDGIARRAITTDPNWAGGDYYGGPEPDDGLAIARQLGHVMYLSKESMEAKFGRRAAGRDAARDAFPADPAAGFFPYRDVESYLDYNADTFVDRFDANSYLYLTRAMDEYDLAAGHASDADALAGFDGEVLCLSFTGDWHFTTDQAAALADAFRTTGVETAHHVIDSDHGHDAFLVEPENVGPPIADFLADGVAGRAVTDARADTDGDTEFAPVHASLFGD comes from the coding sequence ATGACTCAAGCGACGCGCGACACCCGGTCGATCGGCGCGTTCGAGTTCGAGTGCGGCGAGTCGCTTTCGGACCTCGAACTCGCCTACGAGACCTACGGCGAGTTCACCGGCGACAACGCGGTGCTCGTCTGTCACGCGCTCACCGGCAGCGCCCACGTCGCCAGCGGCCCGCGCGGGGAGAAATCGAGCCCCCGATCGGGGCCCGATGGCCAGCACGGGGACGCGGCGGGCCAGGCCCGCGCGTGGTGGGACGCGATCGTCGGACCTGGAAAAGCGATCGACACGACTGAGTACTTCGCCGTCTGCGTGAACGTCCCCGGTTCGTGTTACGGCTCGACGGGACCGGCCTCGACCGACCCCGAAACCGGCGAGCCCTACGGAACCGACTTCCCGCCGGTCACCGTGACCGACTGGACCCGCGCCCAGCGCCGGCTGCTCGACGAACTCGGCGTTTCCCGGCTCCACGCCGTCGTCGGCGGCTCCGTGGGTGGGATGAACGTCCTCGAATGGGTGAAACGCTACCCCGAGCGCGTCGAGCGCGCGATCCCGGTGGCGACTGCCGCGCGGCTCGATTCCCAGTGCGTCGCCATCGACGGGATCGCCCGGCGGGCGATCACCACCGATCCGAACTGGGCGGGCGGCGACTACTACGGCGGCCCCGAGCCCGACGACGGCCTCGCAATCGCGCGCCAACTCGGCCACGTGATGTACCTCTCGAAGGAGTCGATGGAAGCGAAGTTCGGCCGGCGCGCCGCGGGCCGGGACGCCGCCCGCGACGCCTTCCCTGCCGATCCGGCCGCTGGCTTCTTCCCCTACCGCGACGTCGAGTCGTACCTCGATTACAACGCCGACACGTTCGTCGATCGCTTCGACGCCAACAGCTACCTGTATCTCACACGCGCGATGGACGAGTACGACCTCGCGGCGGGCCACGCGTCCGACGCCGACGCACTCGCGGGCTTCGACGGCGAAGTACTCTGTCTCTCCTTTACCGGTGACTGGCATTTCACCACGGACCAGGCCGCAGCCCTCGCCGACGCGTTCCGGACTACGGGCGTCGAGACCGCCCACCACGTGATCGACTCCGACCACGGCCACGACGCCTTCCTCGTCGAACCCGAGAACGTCGGCCCGCCGATCGCCGACTTCCTCGCCGATGGTGTCGCCGGCCGAGCGGTGACCGACGCGCGCGCCGACACCGACGGCGACACCGAGTTCGCACCCGTCCACGCCAGCCTGTTCGGCGACTGA